The Streptomyces sp. NBC_00236 DNA window TCGTTGCTCGGGGTCGCGATGATCCCTGCCGACAGAAGAATCTTGGCCAATGCATCCTGCATGTGCAGAGCGACCGATCCGAGACGGCGGACGTCCGGTGCATGAAGGTCTCCAGCAGCGACCGCCGCCATTGCGGCGTTGGCCAGCCTGCCGTCACCATGCCAGCTCACGGACACGGCCGCCGAAGCCAGGTCCGCGTCGCGATGGACGTGGACCACCGCACCGGGCCGTGATTCGGAGACGTGGTCGGAGCGGAAAGCGGGCAGTCCGGCGAGCTGAAGCGCCTGGACGGCTTCGTCGGCCAACTCGGCGCGCACCGCGATCACCTCGTCGGAGGCGTGGTCGAAACCGTACCTGTCCTTCACTGTTGCGCTTCCTCGCATCCGATCGGCGTCTGGGCGGAGCGAACGGCGAGTTTACCCACCCCGCATTTACCCCACACGCCGCGACCCAGTCATTTATTCGTCTATGTGGCTGAACTTTTCTTGTTTCATGGTCAGTTGGCGGGGGAAGGGCCTTACCCTTCACCAGTGAACCACTCGATGCCCCGCGAGGGTGAAGCCCGGCCGCTCACGGAAGGGGCCCTGCCCGGCGCCCTGCCCGAACCCCTGCGCGCCGAGCTCATCGCCTTCCGCCGCGATCTGCACATGCACCCCGAGCTCGGCAACCAGGAGTTCCGCACCACCGCGGCCATCAAGGCCCGGCTGGAGCAGGCCGGCCTGGAGCCCCGGGTGCTCGCCTCCGGGACGGGCCTCATGTGCGACGTCGGGACGCGGGGCGAGGCGACGCGGCCCATGCTGGCGCTGCGGGCCGACATCGACGCGCTGCCGATCCCGGACACCAAGGCGGGCGTCCCGTACCGCTCGACCGTGCCCGACCGGGCGCACGCCTGCGGGCACGACGTGCACACCACCACCGTCCTCGGCGCCGGCCTCGTGCTCGCCGAGCTGGACCGGCAGGGGCTGCTGCCCAACCCGGTGCGGCTGATCTTCCAGCCGGCCGAGGAGGTACTGCCCGGCGGGGCGCCCGACGCGATCGAGTCGGGCGTGCTGGAGGGCGTCGGCCGGATCATCGGAGTGCACTGCGATCCGAAGGTCGACGCGGGCCGGATCGGGCTGCGGGTCGGGGCCATCACCTCCGCCTGCGACCGCCTGGAGCTGTCCCTGGACGGGCCCGGCGGCCACACCGCCCGCCCGCACCTGACCACGGACCTGGTCACCGCCGCCGCCAAGGTCGCCACCGAGGTGCCCGCGCTGCTGGCCCGCCGGGTCGACGCCCGGGCCGGGCTCGCGGTGACCTGGGGACGGCTGGAGACCGGGCACGCGTGCAACGTGATCCCGCAACACGCCGAGATGTCCGGCACGGTTCGCTGCCTGCATCTGGCGGCCTGGCGCGACGCACCGGACCTGGTGCACGCGGCCATCGACGAGGTGGCCGGAATGTACGGCGCCAAGACGGTGATCAACTACATCAGGGGCGTCCCGCCCGTGGTCAACGACGCAGCCGCGATCGATCTGCTCGGCGGCGCGATGACTGCCCGCCGCGGTTCGTATGCGATCGAGGACACCGAACAGAGCCTGGGCGGGGAGGACTTCTCCTGGTACCTGGAACACGTCCCGGGAGCGATGGCGCGCCTCGGAGTGCGTACCCCCGGCGACACGCGCGGGCTCGACCTGCACCGGGGCAACTTCGACGCGGACGAGGAGGCGATCACCGTCGGGGTGGAGCTCTTCACCGCTTCGGCTCTGCTCCACGGCAACCATCCGTAACCGGACAGGTCGCCCCTGGTTCACGACGATCCGATAACGGCTGCCGTACAGGTCATTATCTGACATCTACGCGCGTTACGATCGCGGCGAAACCAGCGCCGGAAGAGGCGCTTCGGTCAGGTTTGAAGGAGCCTTCCCTTGCGCCGGATCACTAGGATTGCCGCTGCGGGCGTCATGTCCGCGGCACTCGCACTCAGCGTTACCGCGTGCGGCGACTCGTCCTCGTCGAGCAGCAGCTCGGACTCGAAGGACAAGAAGACCGCCCTCGCGTACGACATCGGCGGCCGCGGCGACCAGTCGTTCAACGACGCCGCGTACGCGGGTCTGGCCAAGGCCGAGAAGGAACTCGGGGTCAAGGGCACCGAGGCCGAGCCCTCGGACGGCGAGTCGGACGCGGACAAGGTCCAGCGCCTCACGTCCCTGGCCCGTGCCGGGAACAACCCGGTCATCGGTGTCGGCTTCGCGTACGCGCCCGCCATCAAGAAGGTCGCGCCGAAGTTCCCGAAGATCACCTTCGGCATCATCGACGACGCCTCGGTGACCGGCCCCAACATCGCCAACATCGTCTTCAACGAGGAGCAGGGCTCCTACCTCGCAGGTGTCGCCGCCGCCAAGGTCACCAAGACCAAGACGGTCGGCTTCATCGGTGGCGTCGAGACCCCGCTGATCAAGAAGTTCCAGGCCGGCTTCACCCAGGGCGTCAAGGACACCGACTCCTCGGTCAAGGTGCTTCCGCAGTACCTGACCCAGCCGCCGGACTTCGGTGGCTTCTCCAAGCCCGACCTCGGCAAGGCCGCGGCCCAGGGTCAACTCGCCAAGGGCGCCGACGTGATCTACTCGGCCGCCGGTCTGGCCGGTACCGGTGCCAT harbors:
- a CDS encoding BMP family lipoprotein; translated protein: MRRITRIAAAGVMSAALALSVTACGDSSSSSSSSDSKDKKTALAYDIGGRGDQSFNDAAYAGLAKAEKELGVKGTEAEPSDGESDADKVQRLTSLARAGNNPVIGVGFAYAPAIKKVAPKFPKITFGIIDDASVTGPNIANIVFNEEQGSYLAGVAAAKVTKTKTVGFIGGVETPLIKKFQAGFTQGVKDTDSSVKVLPQYLTQPPDFGGFSKPDLGKAAAQGQLAKGADVIYSAAGLAGTGAIEAVSKAGKWNIGVDSDQYNQKGLAAFKESILTSVTKDVEDSVFNLIKSVVDGKPQTGEIRYGLDKDGVGLAMSNPKFTAMTDVIAAVDKAKKEIIDGKITVKTTP
- a CDS encoding amidohydrolase gives rise to the protein MPREGEARPLTEGALPGALPEPLRAELIAFRRDLHMHPELGNQEFRTTAAIKARLEQAGLEPRVLASGTGLMCDVGTRGEATRPMLALRADIDALPIPDTKAGVPYRSTVPDRAHACGHDVHTTTVLGAGLVLAELDRQGLLPNPVRLIFQPAEEVLPGGAPDAIESGVLEGVGRIIGVHCDPKVDAGRIGLRVGAITSACDRLELSLDGPGGHTARPHLTTDLVTAAAKVATEVPALLARRVDARAGLAVTWGRLETGHACNVIPQHAEMSGTVRCLHLAAWRDAPDLVHAAIDEVAGMYGAKTVINYIRGVPPVVNDAAAIDLLGGAMTARRGSYAIEDTEQSLGGEDFSWYLEHVPGAMARLGVRTPGDTRGLDLHRGNFDADEEAITVGVELFTASALLHGNHP